Proteins from one Gimesia maris genomic window:
- a CDS encoding (5-formylfuran-3-yl)methyl phosphate synthase, with amino-acid sequence MSHFRKDAALNLQHTQLLVSVRNGAEIAPAIAGGCEILDFKDPRRGALGRVDDAILNAAIGYCQQYSVTIPLSMALGELCEWNTGQSSLSIPSEITFLKMGFSQCNGSPHWISDWQNLIQRIEESSKHQHQWIAVAYADWRRADSLSPYKILETACENGCAGLLIDTFSKQNGRLLDLLSPETLGEIIELARARQLKIALAGSLRIQDLEILSDLAPDIIGIRGAACLGYSRTSAIQESAIRDFRKQMSFRQKSMRSG; translated from the coding sequence GTGAGTCATTTCAGAAAAGACGCAGCATTGAATCTACAGCACACACAGTTACTGGTCAGTGTCAGGAACGGAGCAGAAATCGCTCCTGCGATCGCTGGAGGTTGTGAAATACTCGACTTCAAAGACCCTCGTCGCGGTGCACTCGGGCGAGTCGATGATGCAATACTCAATGCTGCAATTGGGTACTGTCAACAATATTCTGTGACCATCCCTCTCAGTATGGCGCTGGGAGAACTCTGCGAATGGAATACAGGACAAAGCAGCCTGTCGATTCCCTCAGAGATTACTTTTTTGAAGATGGGATTCTCGCAATGCAATGGATCCCCGCACTGGATTTCAGACTGGCAGAACCTGATCCAACGGATCGAAGAGAGTAGCAAACATCAACATCAATGGATCGCGGTTGCCTATGCAGACTGGAGACGGGCCGATTCCCTCTCGCCATACAAAATTCTGGAAACAGCCTGTGAAAATGGGTGTGCTGGATTGCTGATTGACACTTTCTCAAAACAGAACGGCAGGCTGCTGGATCTGCTCTCTCCCGAAACACTTGGTGAGATCATCGAACTGGCGCGAGCCAGACAACTGAAAATTGCATTGGCTGGTTCTCTGCGTATTCAAGACCTGGAAATCCTGTCCGATCTGGCACCAGACATCATTGGCATCCGCGGCGCTGCCTGTCTCGGCTACAGCAGAACCAGTGCGATCCAGGAATCTGCCATCAGAGACTTCCGGAAGCAGATGAGTTTCAGGCAAAAATCAATGCGATCAGGATGA
- a CDS encoding N-acyl-D-amino-acid deacylase family protein translates to MDYLRLQICLCFYFFTFVPSVTLFAQDESSFDILLKGGTIIDGSGKPGFPGDVAIKDDRIVQISPEIKGTARETIPCHGLTIAPGFIDLHNHSDRQIISPLTRANMNYVTQGCSTIVTGNCGSGPVDTEEYYRIIEAAGSGTNVLHLIPQGSLRDEVMGSGQREPTAEELQKMKALAEKAMQDGAWGMSTGLIYVPSSYAGTDELVELARIVSRFQGIYTSHIRNESTELLAAVNEALKIGQQAKLPVHISHFKSSGQDAWGLVIRAAAMIEDARKQGQKVTADQYPYIASSTSLGATLIPAWARAGSNKELVARLEAPETSEKIIKAIQSNIEKREEGKAVRIARYSDRPDWVGKNLLQIAEKENKSVLDIVLEITRQGGASVVNFSMNEADVRQIMKIDWVATASDGRAYLPGSDRPHPRNYGTFPRKLSYYALQQKVIPLEHAVRSMTGLPADILGLKGRGYLRKGAYADIVVFDTRTLIDKATFDNPHQYSEGIRYLFVNGSPAINAGFPTGSLAGKALRHQTAAKKEK, encoded by the coding sequence ATGGACTATCTACGTCTGCAGATTTGCCTTTGTTTTTATTTCTTCACTTTCGTTCCGTCAGTCACACTTTTTGCCCAGGATGAGTCTTCGTTTGACATCCTGCTCAAAGGGGGAACGATCATTGATGGCTCGGGAAAACCAGGATTTCCTGGCGATGTCGCAATCAAAGACGACCGGATTGTACAAATCAGCCCCGAGATCAAAGGGACTGCCAGAGAGACGATTCCCTGTCACGGACTGACCATAGCTCCGGGATTCATCGACCTGCATAACCACAGTGACCGGCAGATTATTTCGCCTTTAACCCGGGCGAACATGAATTATGTCACCCAGGGATGTTCCACAATTGTGACTGGAAATTGTGGCAGTGGCCCGGTCGATACAGAAGAATATTACCGTATCATCGAGGCTGCGGGAAGCGGAACAAATGTTCTGCATCTGATACCGCAGGGATCCCTGCGTGACGAAGTCATGGGATCCGGACAGCGTGAGCCCACAGCCGAGGAACTGCAGAAGATGAAAGCTCTAGCTGAGAAAGCCATGCAGGATGGTGCCTGGGGCATGTCTACCGGGCTGATCTATGTCCCCAGTTCCTATGCCGGAACGGACGAACTGGTGGAACTGGCTCGAATCGTGTCACGTTTCCAGGGGATCTATACCAGCCATATTCGCAATGAAAGCACGGAACTACTGGCCGCCGTCAACGAGGCCTTGAAAATCGGTCAGCAGGCAAAGCTGCCCGTTCACATTTCCCACTTCAAATCCAGCGGCCAGGATGCCTGGGGGCTGGTGATCCGGGCCGCCGCCATGATTGAGGATGCCCGCAAACAGGGACAGAAAGTCACCGCCGATCAATATCCCTATATCGCTTCCAGCACCTCCCTGGGAGCCACGCTGATCCCTGCCTGGGCCAGAGCTGGCAGTAACAAAGAACTCGTGGCCCGACTGGAAGCTCCTGAGACCTCAGAAAAAATCATCAAAGCCATTCAAAGTAATATTGAAAAGCGCGAAGAGGGAAAAGCGGTTCGCATCGCCCGCTATTCTGATCGCCCGGACTGGGTGGGTAAAAATCTGCTGCAGATTGCAGAGAAAGAGAACAAGAGCGTACTGGACATTGTTCTGGAAATCACACGTCAGGGTGGTGCTTCTGTCGTCAACTTCAGTATGAATGAAGCCGACGTCCGTCAGATCATGAAAATTGACTGGGTGGCCACCGCTTCTGACGGCCGGGCTTACCTGCCCGGATCGGATCGTCCTCATCCTCGCAACTATGGAACCTTTCCCCGCAAGCTGAGTTATTACGCTCTGCAGCAGAAAGTGATTCCCCTGGAACATGCCGTACGAAGTATGACTGGCCTGCCGGCAGATATTCTGGGGCTCAAAGGCAGAGGCTACCTGCGGAAAGGAGCGTACGCTGATATCGTCGTTTTTGATACCAGAACCCTGATTGATAAAGCAACATTCGACAATCCCCACCAGTATTCCGAGGGAATCCGTTATCTGTTTGTGAATGGCAGCCCTGCCATCAATGCCGGTTTTCCTACTGGCAGCCTGGCTGGTAAAGCACTGCGCCATCAGACAGCTGCGAAAAAAGAGAAGTAA
- a CDS encoding S1C family serine protease, which translates to MNQDQNTRKHKTPAVRFVLLLSIVSVCMGWQSSQSFAWDQLQPSQLTSGSQMRRAFRSVVSTPRSWTVRVRSDGKETSLGAIVESDGWILTKASQLEGEVTCELSTAERYQAEIIGVDGKLDLALIKIDAKNLPTVKWKSDADPQVGQWLVTPGLSMSPVSVGVLSVARRKIDPAPGVLGVQIDDAVGGALVKHVMRESGAEEAGLKPGDVILSVAGEEIDSARALSNFVRKFLPGDRVLVKVLREKEEVTAVVVLTDPQMLIYDRLREMQKKMGGALSRRKTGFTEVLQHDTVLRPEDCGGVIVDLQGNAIGLNIARAGRTKSFAIPANHVVPMIQKLKLKEYAPYNPLKDARQHTVSATTSS; encoded by the coding sequence TTGAACCAGGATCAAAATACGAGAAAGCATAAAACACCTGCTGTCCGGTTTGTTTTATTGCTTTCAATTGTATCGGTTTGCATGGGCTGGCAGTCTTCTCAGAGTTTTGCCTGGGATCAACTGCAGCCCAGCCAGTTGACCAGTGGCTCACAGATGCGGCGGGCTTTTCGCTCAGTCGTTTCGACTCCACGTTCATGGACCGTCCGCGTTCGTTCCGATGGCAAAGAAACATCTCTGGGAGCCATTGTAGAATCCGATGGGTGGATCCTGACTAAAGCCAGCCAACTGGAAGGGGAAGTCACCTGTGAATTATCGACGGCGGAACGCTACCAGGCTGAAATCATTGGGGTCGATGGAAAACTCGATCTGGCTTTGATCAAAATAGACGCTAAAAATCTACCTACCGTGAAATGGAAGTCCGACGCGGATCCCCAGGTGGGACAATGGCTGGTCACCCCCGGTTTAAGCATGTCTCCAGTCAGTGTCGGTGTGCTCAGTGTTGCCCGACGGAAAATCGATCCTGCTCCCGGAGTTCTGGGGGTTCAGATTGACGACGCCGTTGGTGGCGCCCTGGTCAAACACGTCATGCGTGAAAGTGGAGCAGAAGAAGCGGGATTGAAGCCGGGAGATGTGATCCTGAGTGTCGCTGGTGAAGAGATCGACAGTGCCCGTGCACTTTCCAATTTCGTGCGTAAGTTTTTGCCCGGTGACCGGGTTCTTGTTAAAGTCCTTCGCGAAAAAGAAGAAGTGACTGCGGTTGTCGTCCTGACTGATCCTCAAATGCTGATTTATGATCGCCTGCGGGAAATGCAGAAAAAAATGGGCGGTGCTCTCAGTCGTCGAAAAACGGGATTCACCGAAGTTCTGCAACACGATACCGTCTTACGTCCGGAAGACTGTGGTGGTGTAATTGTTGATCTGCAGGGGAATGCCATTGGTTTGAATATTGCCCGTGCCGGCAGAACCAAATCATTCGCCATCCCGGCCAATCACGTCGTTCCCATGATCCAGAAGCTGAAGTTGAAAGAATATGCCCCTTATAATCCATTGAAGGATGCCAGGCAGCATACCGTCTCAGCAACCACCTCATCCTGA